DNA sequence from the Centroberyx gerrardi isolate f3 chromosome 2, fCenGer3.hap1.cur.20231027, whole genome shotgun sequence genome:
GACATAGATCTAACATTGGGAACAAATAATGTGACATTCTGGCTGTCATGGAGCATAAAAGGGATTTTAACaaattgtgtttgtgtagtattGAAAGACAAACAATACCAAActtaataaaggttaaatagaataattatattaaaaaagaaTAACCCCCAAAGCATATAATGTCAATGACCATCCAGTGAACAAAAGACAATGAATTGTTGAGCATTTACTTTTATtgaaaaactttaaaatgtaCATAATTCTACCATATCAGATGGTTGTAAAGTTATGTTAAAAAAACATATGTACAAGATATATACATAACAGTGAAAGCCATCAGACAGGTGTTACAACATGCTTAGGTGATTAAAAGAATTTAAATAAAAGTTTAGCTTTCACTTGCTGAACCACAGGCCTTTGCCTGCAGTTTCAGGACAGCCTCAAACCCGTACGGCATGTCagcagttacaaagtgctacaaaACTATGGCGATGGGCTAAAAGACAACTGACCTGTAGCAACCATATCAGTCAATAAAAATCAGTTAAAAATGGCATGAGGCAGACTGCATCAAGCAAAGTGTGACAAAAACTCTTATTATAATATAAATAGTGCTTTCCTCATTTAGATATAGAAAAAAAGCCACAGGTTTCATACAGACCAAGGGCTTGTGGTGTGCCCTAAATAGAGAttactctcctcctctgtttcctcaTACAAACTACTCCTGAGATGGAAGAAGTCACAGTACAATTAAACATTTCATCATCCTATCAAACTATTTCACCCTCAAAACCAACAACCCCGCTagcagctgctgctctgtgtgttccCAGAGTCAGAAGTATAGGTGTTGCTCTTCTTGGAGTACTTCAGAGCGCTGAACGAGACCCTCATCCTCTCCACCGTCCTCTCGCTCCTGCAGATCAGCGTGTTCTTCACGTGATCCCTGAACTCCTCTGAGATGAAGTAGTACACGAACGGGTCCACGCAGCTGTTGAGGCTCGCCAAGCACAGGGTGGTGATGTAGAAGCCGTAGCCGTTGTTCACCACTTCGCGCAGCAGGAGGGTGTAGTGCACCAGCAGCATGATGTTACTGGGGGTGAAGCACACCAGAAACATGACCAGGACCGTGACGATCAAAACCACGGCTTTTCGTCGCTTTTTGGCAATATTGGCGTCTGCCATGGAGCTCCGTAGAGACTTGAGCATGAGGACGTAGGACACAACGCACACAATGGTGGGGACAACAAATCCCAGCGTCCCCATGGTCAGGAAGTAGGCTGCTGCCGTCGTCCTCTGACTGGGCCTGGTGACATCATGGCAGGTAATGATGTTCAGGTTCGTTACCTTGACCGTTTGATCATACAGGTAGAGAGGCGTCGTGACGAGCCAGACCACCACCCAGACTGTCACGGAGACAGCAACGGCCACACAATTGTCCCGTCTCTGCTGGGACAGGGGGTGGACTATGGCCCAGTAACGCTGGACACTTATGCAGGTAATAAAGATGATGGAGCAGTACATGTTGCCATAGAAAAAAGCTATCATGACTTTGCACAGCCCTTCTCCGTAGATCCAGTTGTTGCCGCTGAAGTGGTAGGCAATTTTCAGGGGGATCCAAATGACAAAGAGCAAGTCAGATAGAGCCAGGTTGGCCATATAGATGGATGCCGGGTGCTTTTTCTTGGTCCTGAAGAGAAACACCCAGATGGCCATGGCGTTGGTGGGCAGCCCCACAGCAAACACAATGATGTAGACGACTGGGAGGAAGACTGTGGTAAGACGACTCTCCAAGACCTTCTTGGCTGTGGGGTTGAGCAACACCCCATCTTTTGTCTCTGTACCAGTAAAGCCTCTGAGATCTTCAATGTCAGACAGGTTCATAAGAAAAGCAGAAGTACATTAGGTTTACTGTGaggaacatactgtattttgccTAAATTTGAGAGTTAAACATGAGTTAGACCGTATTATCTCTTCATCTGTGACCTCTTTGGCTTGTTTCCTACGTGGCTCTATGGCTTACATGTCAAATACATGAGTTGTTGTTGGCATGAGGAATGATCCACTTTACATATAGTCaaattgtttgattgtttgattCACAACAACAATTAGGATCAAAATATGCAATTTAAACATGTTTGAATTACGGAATATAGTACAGCCATTTGGATTATAAATCTTCCTGAAGTGATCTTTGTTCAGGAGATTAGGCTTCTAACAATCCACAGTGGAAATGACTTAACAGGGACAAACCTTACCGTTCTCAGACAGGCAAGTCTTTACGCAAGACAAAATGAGGACCAGGAGAAACAAACGTGTCGTCAAAGTCATTGTGAAATCCAAAGTTATAAAAAAGGTCTAGTATAGTGTCCACGGGTGTGGTTATGTTTCCTCTTGTCACCGCCGTTGTCGAAATGCCACTCACTTCTCAAATAGCTGGTTTTGTTACCTGTGCGATCAGTCAGGTGACCACGCGTTCCACCCTCCGGTTGATTTCGGCATTAGGTAGGAAGTCATCCACAGcccctgatctgatctgagatcAGCCTGTACCTTGTTTCGCCCTGACTGTCCATAGTGCGTATCGGAAACAGATCGTATTTCTGTTCTTGTTAGACTTTTAGGGATAGTGGAGTGTAAACAGGAGCGTCAATTCAGCAAAGCCTGATGTGGCAAACCCGCTTATAACGATTACATGTCTGGGGGCAAGGGAGCAATCACCGATGACTGATTATTATTTTGTTCAATGTGACACATTATCAGAATAAATTATTGTTTGCCAACAGTTTACACAGTTTAGAGCGAACTTGAACGCTACCCCTGTGTTTATATGGCTTCCACTTCCTGACGAATCAGCAGTTCCTGCTTTATTGTTGCTCTCTACACAGGGTGAGAATTGGACacatagagagcctaagtccctccccttccgctgtcccccatgggaccttatttcggaaaaaatatgtacggtagtcaacggcgagagacaaataattgtttgatcccgtttgaattgtgccatgacttacacatatgatgttttgtcaatttaaaagataattttgcaagtcaagaaagtctcagtttgttgtaaaacagtacagtaacgtttagttttgtgtgaaaccgc
Encoded proteins:
- the LOC139913650 gene encoding proteinase-activated receptor 2; the protein is MTLTTRLFLLVLILSCVKTCLSENDLRGFTGTETKDGVLLNPTAKKVLESRLTTVFLPVVYIIVFAVGLPTNAMAIWVFLFRTKKKHPASIYMANLALSDLLFVIWIPLKIAYHFSGNNWIYGEGLCKVMIAFFYGNMYCSIIFITCISVQRYWAIVHPLSQQRRDNCVAVAVSVTVWVVVWLVTTPLYLYDQTVKVTNLNIITCHDVTRPSQRTTAAAYFLTMGTLGFVVPTIVCVVSYVLMLKSLRSSMADANIAKKRRKAVVLIVTVLVMFLVCFTPSNIMLLVHYTLLLREVVNNGYGFYITTLCLASLNSCVDPFVYYFISEEFRDHVKNTLICRSERTVERMRVSFSALKYSKKSNTYTSDSGNTQSSSC